The DNA segment TGCTCCTCCTGGCGAAGACGCCGCCCAAGCTGCGCCCCATCCCCCTGGGCACCAGCTCCGACCTGCAGGTGGGCCAGGGCGTCCTCGCCATCGGCAACCCCTTCGGCCTGGACCAGACCCTCACCACCGGCGTGGTCTCCGCCCTGGGCCGGGAGATCCAGAGCGTCACCCGCCGCCGGATTACCGGCGTCATCCAGACGGACGCGGCCATCAACCCCGGGAACAGCGGCGGCCCGCTGCTGGACAGCGCCGGGCGGCTGGTGGGCGTGAACACCGCCATCCAGAGCCCCAGCGGCGCCAGCGCCGGGATCGGCTTCGCCGTGCCGGTCGACACGGTCAACCGCGTCGTCCCCCAGCTCATCGCCCGCGGCCGGCTGGAGCGCCCGGACCTGGGCTTCGAGCCCGTGGCGCCCCGGCTGATCGAACGGGCCTTCGGTCCCCAGAAGGGTGTGATGGTGGGAAAGGTGTTCCGCGGCGGCGCCGCGGCGCGGGCCGGCCTCCAGGGTGTGGGCGCCGAAGGCCGACGCGTGCTCCCCGGCGACCTGATCCAGGCCGTCAATGGCCGCGCCGTCGAGGACTGGGACGGCCTGCTCGACGCCGTCGAAGCCCTGCCCCTGGGCGGCACTGCGGATCTGGAGATCCAGCGCGACGGCCGGAAACTGCGCGTGGCGATCCGGCTGGAGGCGGCGCGGGAGTAGGCCTCTGTCCCTTTGATACCCGTTGCCTTCAAGAAATAAGGATCACCACCAAGGCTCGAAGACACCAAGAAAAGCGCTGGCCCAAGCCGCCTTCTTCAGGACTTGGGCGGAGGAAATCCGGCCCTCGCGGATGCCTCGACGGCAATCCGGGTCAGCCCTGGATCCACACCGGCTCGATCCCCAGGAGCTTCGCCACGGCTTCGCGGCCGCGGGGGCCGGGATCGACGGTGAAGTCGTTCACCCAGGCGTTCACGTAGCGGCCGATCATCTCGCGGTCCATGCCCCGGCCGAAGGACTGGCTGTAGTCCACGCTCTCCCAGTGCCGGACCCGGGCCAGCTCGACGCTCTTCCGCATGAGCACGGCGAACCGCTGCTTCGCCTCCGCGGGCAGGTCGCGGCGGATGGCGTTGCCGCCCATGGGCAGCGGCAGGTCATAGGCGTGCTTCCACCAGGCTCCCAGATCCACTACCAGCCGCAGCCCGGCGTCGCGGTACATCAGCTGGCTTTCGTGGATCAGCAATCCGGCTTCGAACCGGCCTTCGGCCACGGCGGGCAGGATCTGGTCGAAGGGCACCAGTTCCACCGCGGGCTCGAATCCCAATTCGGCGCACCACTTCCGCATGGACAGGTAGGCGCTGGTCCGGGTGCCGGGGATGGCGATGGTCACGCCCTTCAGCGCCGCGGGCTCCAGGGGCGTCCGGCTCACCACCAGCGGCCCGGTGCCCTCCTGGATGCTGGAGCCCGCCGTCAGCAGGTCATAGCGGTCCTTCAGCTCCGGATAGGCCCCGAAGCTGATGGCGGTCACGTCGTAGCGGGAATCCAGCGCCTCGGCGTTCAGCCGCTCGATGTCCTTCCGCACGAACTCGATCTCGAACCCTTCCGGATCCAGCCAGCCCAGGGCGAAGGGCGCCATCATGTAGGCGTCGTCGGAATCGGGGCTGTGGGCGATGGTGAGCTTCATGGCGGACCTCGCCCTCCAGTTCAGCACAGAACGGGAGAGGGGTCAGCGCATGACCTCCGCATCCTTCGCCGCCAGCTTCCCCTTGATCCGCTCCACGGCCTTGGCCGCCAGCAGGTAGCGGGGGTTCTCCTCCAGGGCTTCCCGGTAGTGGTGCAGCGCCTTCTCGAACTGCCCCTTGGCCTCGTAGACGCGGCCCAGGTTGAAGTGGGGAAAACAGTAGCTCTCGTACCGCCGGGCCTTGAGGGCCATCCGTAGCCAGGGAACGGCCTCGTCGAGGTCGCCCTGCTCGACGTAGTAGGCGCCGATGTCGTTGTAGGGATTCCCGAATTCCGGATCCAGGTCGATGGCCCGATGGCAGTCCTCGATGGCGGACGCGTAGTCCTTCTCGAAGGAGCGCGCCCAGCCCCGGAAGGTGTAGGCCTCGGGGGTGGGATGGAGTTCGATGGACTTGGTGTACAGCCCGATGGCCCGCGCGATCTCGCCCTTCATGTGGAGCTGGTAGGCCTTCCCCACCCACCCCATCGCGTCCTGGCGCTTGTCCTGGCGTTCCTGTTCGTCATCCATGGGAGAGCCTCACCGCCACCAGGATAAAACCTTCAGGCAAGACTGCGAGCCCCTTCCTGCAACCCGATCATTCGCAGGGGTTGGGCAGACCGTTCCCCCGCCGCTTGTGCGGGGATGCCGGGCTCCCTAGACTCGGAGCATTCTTCCCCGAGGTCGCCCATGAATGCCGCCCTGCTGCAGGCACCCGCGTGCGTCGTGAACCACAAGTTCCTGGCCTGGCTGGAGGAAGTGGTGGAGCTCTGCCAGCCGGCGGACATCCACTGGTGCGACGG comes from the Geothrix sp. 21YS21S-4 genome and includes:
- a CDS encoding MqnA/MqnD/SBP family protein; its protein translation is MKLTIAHSPDSDDAYMMAPFALGWLDPEGFEIEFVRKDIERLNAEALDSRYDVTAISFGAYPELKDRYDLLTAGSSIQEGTGPLVVSRTPLEPAALKGVTIAIPGTRTSAYLSMRKWCAELGFEPAVELVPFDQILPAVAEGRFEAGLLIHESQLMYRDAGLRLVVDLGAWWKHAYDLPLPMGGNAIRRDLPAEAKQRFAVLMRKSVELARVRHWESVDYSQSFGRGMDREMIGRYVNAWVNDFTVDPGPRGREAVAKLLGIEPVWIQG
- a CDS encoding tetratricopeptide repeat protein, which encodes MDDEQERQDKRQDAMGWVGKAYQLHMKGEIARAIGLYTKSIELHPTPEAYTFRGWARSFEKDYASAIEDCHRAIDLDPEFGNPYNDIGAYYVEQGDLDEAVPWLRMALKARRYESYCFPHFNLGRVYEAKGQFEKALHHYREALEENPRYLLAAKAVERIKGKLAAKDAEVMR
- a CDS encoding S1C family serine protease, yielding MRRPLLVLGLAAGVLAGWCGHALVPNPAKPRPIESRGPLYEWEKASIQRFREAAPSVVYITTTEERSRDFFGLDVVEVPAGSGTGFIWDAEGHVVTNFHVIQGAARAYITLSDGSRHEAAFVGGAADKDLAVLLLAKTPPKLRPIPLGTSSDLQVGQGVLAIGNPFGLDQTLTTGVVSALGREIQSVTRRRITGVIQTDAAINPGNSGGPLLDSAGRLVGVNTAIQSPSGASAGIGFAVPVDTVNRVVPQLIARGRLERPDLGFEPVAPRLIERAFGPQKGVMVGKVFRGGAAARAGLQGVGAEGRRVLPGDLIQAVNGRAVEDWDGLLDAVEALPLGGTADLEIQRDGRKLRVAIRLEAARE